In Planctobacterium marinum, the DNA window ACGCTCGAAAATCAGTACGTTGGCATCTACCGCCATACCCACTGTTAATACAATACCCGCCATACCCGGCAAGGTCAGCGTTGCGCCGGGGATCAGAGACATAACACCAATAATCAACACCAGGTTAGCGGCCAAAGCAACATTGGCCACCACACCGAAGCCCTTGTAGTAAATCAACATAAAAGCCAGCACCAGCACAAAGCCCAACACGATAGCATCTGTACCTTGACTGATATTTTGCTGACCCAAGCTAGGTCCAACTGTACGCTCTTCTACGATTTGAATAGGCGCTATTAAGGCACCTGCGCGTAGCAATAATGCGAGGTTGCGGGCTTCACCAGGTGAGTCCAGTCCGGTAATACGGAAACTGCTGCCAAGCACCGCCTGAATTGTAGCAACACTGATCACACGCTCTTTTTTCTCAAATTTCAGCTTGCCTTCTTTTGTGCGCTCGCGAGTAGGTTCGTATTCAATGAATACGGTAGCCATGGGTTTACCTACATTGTCACGAGTTCCCCTGGTCATTTTGCTGCCACCTTCAGAATCAAGACCAATGCTAACTTGCGGACGGCCATATTCGTCAACGCCGGAATTGGCATCAACAATATGATTTCCGGTGAGCATAACGCGCTTTTTAAGTAACACTGGAGTGCCGTTCTCATCTTCGATGAGTTGTGAACCCGCTGGCACACGACCAGATAAGGCACTGCTAAGATCGTTGTCTTGGTCCACCATGCGCAATTCGATAGTTGCCGTTGCGTTTAGGATTTGTTTTGCTCTTGCGGTATCCTGGATACCTGGCAATTGCACAACAATGCGGTCAGGGCCTTGACGCTGGATTACAGGCTCTGCCACACCCAACTGGTTAACCCGGTTGCGCATAATAGTGATGTTTTGCTTAATGGCGTAATCTTTGGTCTCAGCCAAAGTTTGCTCGGACATTTGCGCCACTAAGGTAAGATCATCCTTGTCTACGTATTGCCAATCGCCGCGATTGTTGCGCAAGAAGAATTTAGCCTGATCTTTCGTTTCCTCATCGCGAAATTGAATCTCAACCACATTGCCTTCTTTTACCACCCGACGATAGCGAATTTTTTCTTCTCGCAACGCAGTCCGAAAATCAGACACAGTATCTTCTAGTTTAGAATTGAGCGCTGTATCCATATCCACTTCCATCAGGAAGTAAACACCACCGCGCAAGTCCAGCCCCAGTTTCATGGGTGATGCGCCCAAAGACTTCAACCAATCTGGTGTTGCTGGTGCCAGGTTAATGGCCGCGATGTAATCATCGCTAAGCGCAATATCTAATGCTTCCTGCGCTTTAAGCTGGGTATCGTTATCCGCTAAACGCACAAGTATTTTCTGATCTTCTAAGGCGACACTTTTGGCGACGATATTTCGCTCTTTAAGTATTTCCTGAACGCGGTCTAATAATGCCGCATCAATAGGTGCTGTGCGCTCAGCAGATATTTGTACGGCCGGATCTTCACCGTAAAGATTCGGTGAGGCGTACAGCGCAAAAAACGCCACAACGAGGAAAACCAGTATGGCTTTCCACATAGGCGTATGGTTTAAAATGGCAGTTCTATTGTTGTTCATAATCGGCTTGCGCCCTTTTTTTGGGGTAGCTGAAAAACAGGTTTAGATGTTTTTCATCGTACCTTTAGGGAGAACGGCAGAAACCGCAGATTTTTGCACCACAATAGTCACGCTATCGTTTAACGCAATTTCCATGAAATCTTTTTCTTCGGTTACCTTGTTGATACGACCAACCATACCACCTTGAGTCAACAC includes these proteins:
- the secD gene encoding protein translocase subunit SecD: MLNHTPMWKAILVFLVVAFFALYASPNLYGEDPAVQISAERTAPIDAALLDRVQEILKERNIVAKSVALEDQKILVRLADNDTQLKAQEALDIALSDDYIAAINLAPATPDWLKSLGASPMKLGLDLRGGVYFLMEVDMDTALNSKLEDTVSDFRTALREEKIRYRRVVKEGNVVEIQFRDEETKDQAKFFLRNNRGDWQYVDKDDLTLVAQMSEQTLAETKDYAIKQNITIMRNRVNQLGVAEPVIQRQGPDRIVVQLPGIQDTARAKQILNATATIELRMVDQDNDLSSALSGRVPAGSQLIEDENGTPVLLKKRVMLTGNHIVDANSGVDEYGRPQVSIGLDSEGGSKMTRGTRDNVGKPMATVFIEYEPTRERTKEGKLKFEKKERVISVATIQAVLGSSFRITGLDSPGEARNLALLLRAGALIAPIQIVEERTVGPSLGQQNISQGTDAIVLGFVLVLAFMLIYYKGFGVVANVALAANLVLIIGVMSLIPGATLTLPGMAGIVLTVGMAVDANVLIFERIREELRDGRSPQQSIHHGYDSAFSTILDANITTLIAALILFAVGTGPIKGFSVTLMVGIITSMFTAIILTRAIVNSVWGGKRLTKLSI